In the Pseudoalteromonas sp. A25 genome, TCAGAAGTTCGTCGTCGCGAGCACTATGAAAAACCAACAGCTGAGCGTAAGCGCAAAAAAGCTGCAGCGGTTAAGCGTCACATGAAGAAGCTTTCTCGCGAAAACGCACGTCGCGTTAAATTATACTAATCGGTTTCGGTCTTGTATAAATGAGCCTTTTAACTAAGCTAAAAGACGCACAAAAAGATGCCATGCGTGCAAAAGACAAAATTAGTCTTGGTGCAATCCGCATGGTACTTGCTGAAATTAAACAGCGTGAAATTGACAATCAAACAACACTAGATGACGCGGGCATTACCTCTGTTTTAGTGAAGTTAGTTAAACAACGCCGTGATTCTTTCACCCAGTACAAAGACGCTGGTCGTGACGATTTAGCTGAAATAGAAGCAAATGAAATTGATGTGTTAGAAACTTTCTTACCTCAGCCTTTGACTGAAGAAGAAATTATCGCATTAATCGACACTGCAATTGCCGATACCGGCGCAGCAGGTATGCAAGACATGGGTAAAGTTATGGGTGTAATCAAGTCTAAAGCTGAAGGTCGTGCCGATATGGGCAAGATTTCAGGTTTAATTAAACAACGATTAAGCGCATAACCCCGCATACAGATTGTATGATAAAGTGAACCGAGCCCTAGCGCTCGGTTTCTTCGTCTAGGCATAAAGGAACTTCGTTAGAATAAGTATGGCTGGAAAAATCCCAAGAGAATTTATTGATGATTTACTGGATAGAACCGACATCGTCGACTTGATCGACGCACGTGTTGGACTAAAAAAAGCTGGTAAAGATTATCAAGCATGCTGCCCTTTTCATAACGAAAAATCCCCATCTTTTACAGTATCAAGAGACAAACAGTTCTACCATTGCTTTGGCTGTGGCGCCAATGGCAATGCCATTTCATTTATGATGGAGTACGACAAACTAGAGTTTGTCGACGCGATTGAAGAATTAGCAAGTCTTCTAAATCTAGAAGTGCCTCGTGAACAAGGCTTAGGTAAGCCAGAGCGAACCGTTGAGCAGAAGCGCTCTGACTATGATTTAATGATGCAAACCGCTAAATTTTATCAACACCAACTCAAACATCATGCCAATGCTAGTCAAGTTATTGATTATGTAAAAGGTCGAGGTTTATCTGGAGAAACCGTTAAGCAGTATATGATTGGCTATGCCCCAGTTGAATGGGAATCCTTATGCCAACAAGTCGGCAGAAACCAACAGCAAAGACAACAGTTGTTAGAACTAAAACTGGCTTCTGAAAAAACACCTGGTCGTCAATTTGATTTTTTTCGCGATAGGTTAATGTTTCCTATCCGAGATAAACGAGGTCGCGTTGTAGCATTCGGTGGCCGTGTGATGGGAGACAGCCAAGGACCAAAATATCTGAACTCTCCAGAAACTAGAATTTTCCATAAAGGTTTTGAACTGTACGGGCTTTTTGAGGCAAAACAAGCGAATGACAAGCTCGATAGCATTCTTATCGTGGAAGGCTATATGGATGTGGTTGCCCTCGCTGAACAAGGTATAAGTTATGCGGTAGCAGCTCTGGGAACTGCAACAACAGCCGAGCATATGCAAACCTTGTTCAGAACAACAGATAAAGTTATCTGCTGTTATGATGGGGATAGAGCAGGTAAAGATGCCGCATGGCGAGCACTTGAACATGCGCTTGCCTATTTAAAAGATGGTAAATCATTACAGTTTGTATTTTTACCTGATGGCGAAGACCCAGACTCGTTAGTACAAAAAGAAGGTAAAGCGGCGTTCGAGCAGCGCCTAAATCAGGCCGATGACTTCTCAAAAGTCTTGTTTGATAAGTTATCGCAAAGTTGTGATTTAACAACCGATGCAGGTAAAGCTAAATTACTTAGTGACGCGTTACCTTTAATAAGTAAGTTACCCAGTGAGTTTTATCAAGAAAGTCTATTAGAAAAGCTCGCAAGGTTAATAGGCAGAACCACTGAGCAGCTTTCAACTAAGCTAGCGACCCCAAAACAACAAAAAAATATTGAGCGTAAGTTTAAGGTCACCCCCATGCGCAGGGCTATAGGTCTGTTAATACAGCATCCTAACCTAGCTTCCAGTGTGGAGTATCTCCCTGAACTTGCACAAATGAATATTCCCGGCATTGAATTACTGCTGGAATTACAATCAGTTTGTCTAAGTCACCCAAGTTACACAACAGCACAATTACTTGAGTATTTTAGAGACAAACCTCAGTATCAAGCATTACAAAAACTCGCCATTTGGCAACATGACATCAATGAGCAAGCTTTAACACAAGAATTTCAAAATACTTTTCAATTTATTGAAGATCAGTGTTTAAATTTTAGGTTAGAGACCTTATTTATAAAAGACAAAACACAGGGCTTAACCAGCGAGGAACGGCATGAGTGCGCACTATTGATGCAAGCGCTAAAGCGTTAGAAGAACTAGTCAAAACAAAATTTTGCTGTTATAATGTTCTATTCACTGCGTCATGCAAATTGTTGGGTGTTTTTAGCTGGCGCCTGTTGTATCAACTTATCAGAGTGGAAGCATAAATCTCTATGGATCAATCTCCTCAGTCACAACTCAAACTTCTGATTCAGAAAGGTAAAGAGCAAGGTTACTTAACTTTTGCAGAAGTTAACGATCACCTTCCACAAGACATAATAGACTCAGATCAGGTAGAAGACATCATTAGTATGATCAATGACATGGGTATTCAGGTTGCTGAAAACGCACCAGATGCCGATGAATTGATGATGCAAGAAACAACCACCGATGAAGATGCCGCTGAGGCCGCTGCTGCAGCGCTAGCAACGGTTGAAAAAGAAATCGGTCGTACTACTGATCCTGTGCGTATGTACATGCGCGAAATGGGTACCGTTGAGCTATTGACCCGTGAAGGCGAAATTCAAATCGCTAAGCGTATCGAAGAAGGTATCAATCAGGTTCAAATCTCTGTGGCAGAGTACCCTGAAGCAATCACATACTTGCTTGAACAATGGGATAAATTCGAAGCCGAAGAGATGCGCTTAAGTGACATTGTATCTGGCTTTTTTGACCCGAATGCCGAAGAGACACAAATCTCAGCTACACATATCGGTTCAGAGCTAAGTGATGAAGACTTAGCAGACGAAGATGACGATGACGACGATAGTGACGATGATGAAGAAGCGGATACAGGCCCAGATCCTGAAGAAGCGCGTGTTCATTTTGAACAGCTTAGAGCCCTTTACAACAAAGCAAGAGAAGTTTTTGACGCTAAAGGTCGTGCGCACCCTGATTCTCAAGCTGCAATTTTTGAAATTGGCGAGTTATTCCGCACCTTCAAACTAGTACCAAAACAGTTTGACCGTATGGTTAATAACATGCGCGAAATGATGGATAGAGTTCGTGTTCAAGAACGTATCGTCATGAAGCAAGCGGTTCAGATAGCAAAAGTACCAAAAAAGACGTTTGTGAAGCATTTTGCTAACAATGAAACTGATATGGCTTGGGTAGATGCTGAAATCGCAGCTGGTGAAAAATACTCAGATAAACTCGCTGAGGTAAAACCAGAAATAGAGCGCTGTATCAATAAGCTTAAAGCGATTGAAGAAAGTACAGGCCTAACCATCGAAAGAATTAAAGATATCAACCGTCGTATGAGCATTGGTGAAGCAAAAGCTCGCCGTGCGAAAAAAGAGATGGTTGAAGCAAACTTACGTCTTGTAATTTCAATTGCGAAAAAGTATACAAACCGTGGTTTGCAGTTCTTGGATCTGATCCAAGAAGGTAATATTGGTCTGATGAAAGCGGTAGATAAATTTGAATATCGCCGTGGCTATAAGTTCTCAACTTATGCAACATGGTGGATCCGTCAGGCGATCACCCGCTCAATTGCTGACCAAGCACGTACTATTCGTATTCCAGTACACATGATTGAAACTATCAACAAGCTCAATCGTATTTCTCGTCAAATGCTTCAGGAAATGGGCCGCGAGCCAAACCCTGAAGAACTGGCAGAACGTATGATGATGCCTGAAGATAAAATTCGCAAAGTACTTAAAATTGCCAAAGAGCCGATCTCTATGGAGACACCAATTGGTGATGATGAAGATTCGCACCTTGGTGATTTCATTGAAGATACCACCATTGAGTCGCCAATTGACTCTGCGACAATGGAAAGCCTTCGTGGTGCAACCAACGAAGTACTTGCAGGGCTAACAGCTCGTGAAGCAAAGGTACTGCGTATGCGTTTTGGTATCGATATGAATACTGATCACACATTAGAAGAAGTAGGCAAACAATTTGATGTTACACGTGAGCGTATTCGTCAAATAGAAGCCAAAGCGCTGCGTAAGCTGCGCCACCCTTCTCGCTCAGATCTTCTGAAAAGCTTCTTGGATGTAAAAGGTTAATGCCCTTTTAATTCACAAGAATTGAAATAAAGGCCGCTATTGCGGCCTTTTTAATAACTAGCAAACTTTAGGAAAGCTCATGGCTTGGATCCAAATCCGCATTCATGCTAACAAAGAAACAGCCGATAAACTAAGCGATTTATTACTCGATGTTGGTTGTCCTTCTGTCACATTTGTAGACGGCAGCAACAACCCCGTTTATGAGCCAAAACCAGGCGAGGTCATTTATTGGCCTGACACAACTGTAATAGGCCTGTTTGATGCTGCGCACGATATGGATGTAGTAGTTGCTTACTTACAAGCAAACAGCGAACAAACTCTGACGTATAAAATCGAGCAGTTAGAAGATAAAGACTGGGAACGTGAATGGATGGATAACTTTCATCCTATTAAATTTGGCGAGCGTTTATGGATCTGTCCGAGCTGGCGTGATATTCCAGAGCCTGATGCTGTTAACGTGTTACTTGATCCAGGACTTGCATTTGGCACGGGTACTCATGCTACTACTGCACTGTGTTTACAGTGGCTTGAGAGCCAAGATTTATCAGGTAAAACCGTTGTCGACTTTGGTTGTGGTTCAGGAATATTAGGGATCGCCGCGATTAAGCTGGGGGCAGAACGTGTTATCGGCATCGACATCGACCCTCAGGCTCTTGCTGCAAGTATAGATAACGCAGAGCGTAATGGCGTCGCTGACCAACTAGAAGTCTACTTGCCTGAAAATCAGCCGGAGTTTAGCGCTGACATCGTTGTAGCAAATATTTTGGCCCAGCCTCTAAGAGAGTTACACGATATTATCTTAGGGTTTTTAAAGCCGCATGGCAAAATTGCGATGTCTGGTATTTTAGAAGAACAAGCACAATCAGTTGCTGACGTTTATGCACCGTTTATTTCACTTGATGAAATCGAAAAAGAAGGCGAATGGACACGCGTGAGCGGTATTAAAAAATAATGTTGTAGTACATTATTACGCTATCAGTTAGTAACTTGTAACAGCTAAAGCCTGTGTTTAACAGGCTTTACTGTTTTTTTACAGCACTTTTGCCTATAAAAGTAAATACGCCCTCCTGCAATTTGATTAAAAACCAACCAAATAGACCAGCGACTCAAAATGTTATAAAAAGTCAACCCAGAAAGTTCAAAAAAAAAGCAATAATGTTCAATTTATAGCCTTTGATTTTTGCAAAAAAAACCGTAAACTTAGCGCCCCTTGAAAAGAGGCAATTGAACTACTGTGCGTATTGGTCCATACCAACTTGATAACAACATTATTGTGGCTCCGATGGCGGGGATCACTGATAGACCCTTTCGACAACTCTGTCGTCGATTGGGCGCAGGTTTAGCTGTATCAGAGATGATGTCATCAAACCCTAAGGTATGGAAAACAGATAAATCAATGAACCGTATGGATCATAGCGGTGAGTCTGGCATTCGTTCAGTACAAATTGCTGGTGCCGATCCTATATTGATGGCACAAGCAGCACAGTTCAATGTAGCAAATGGGGCGCAGATCATAGATATCAATATGGGCTGCCCTGCAAAGAAAGTGAATAAAAAACTAGCAGGCTCTGCACTGTTGCAGTATCCAGAATTAGTAGAGCAGATAGTTCAAGCAGTAGTAGAAGCTGTAGAAGTACCTGTAACACTAAAAATCCGAACGGGTTGGGATACACAAAATCGCAATGGTGTTGAAATAGCTAAAATCGCTGAACGTAACGGCATTGCTTCGCTTGCTGTACATGGTCGCACTAAAGCGTGTATGTACAAAGGCGAAGCTGAATATGCCACGATAAGGGATATCAAACGTGCAGTGAGCATACCTGTGGTTGCCAATGGAGACATTACCTCTCCTCAAAAAGCGAAACAGGTACTGGATTATACGGGCGCAGATGCCATCATGATTGGTCGAGCCGCCCAAGGTCGCCCTTGGATATTTAGGGAGATAGACCACTTTTTGCGAACTGGAAAACAGCTACCTGCACCAGAAGTATCTGAGGTGCGTAGCATATTGATGGAGCATTTAGTAAATCTTCATCAGTTTTACGGTGAGCCGATGGGAGCGCGCATCGCACGCAAACATGTATCATGGTATTTGCAAGCTCATGACCAAGCAGGTCAGTTTAGGCGAGTATTTAATGCCCTCGAAACGCCCAATGAGCAGATCGAGACATTAGAACAATACTTTGAAACACTAGCAGCTAACTAAGAAAGAAAGAGACATAATGATGTTCGAACAAAATGTGACTTCTCCATTTATCACTAACGCTCATGTTCAGTCACAAGAGAAACCGCAACCTTTACGCGATGCAGTAAAAAAAGCTGTTCATCACTACTTAAAGCAGCTTAACGGTCAAGATGTACAAGACGTTTACGATCTTGTTCTTTCAGAGCTAGAAGCGCCATTACTAGAGGAAGTAATGACTTATACTCGCGGTAACCAAACTCGTGCTGCGATCTTACTAGGTATCAACCGTGGTACTTTACGTAAGAAACTAAAAAAATACGGTATGAACTAAGCATTAGTTAGCTCATAACGTTCATAAAAAAGCACCTTTAGGTGCTTTTTTATAATCTAAAAACAACTTCTCTTCCCTCCCCTTAGCGCTAACATCTTGCTCATCCTATAAATTCAGAATTTCTCAATACTACATTGCGGTTTGTGATCGTTTTCTTACGTAAATTAGGCTAAAATAGCGCCCTTCTAAGCTAGCCCTTAACTTATCATTGAGGAAACCTAAACCATCATGGATATACATCGTCCAATTCGTCGCGCACTACTAAGCGTGTCAGATAAAACCGGTATCGTAGAATTAGCTCGCGCATTAA is a window encoding:
- a CDS encoding GatB/YqeY domain-containing protein encodes the protein MSLLTKLKDAQKDAMRAKDKISLGAIRMVLAEIKQREIDNQTTLDDAGITSVLVKLVKQRRDSFTQYKDAGRDDLAEIEANEIDVLETFLPQPLTEEEIIALIDTAIADTGAAGMQDMGKVMGVIKSKAEGRADMGKISGLIKQRLSA
- the rpsU gene encoding 30S ribosomal protein S21: MPVIKVRENEPFDVALRRFKRSCEKAGILSEVRRREHYEKPTAERKRKKAAAVKRHMKKLSRENARRVKLY
- the prmA gene encoding 50S ribosomal protein L11 methyltransferase, producing MAWIQIRIHANKETADKLSDLLLDVGCPSVTFVDGSNNPVYEPKPGEVIYWPDTTVIGLFDAAHDMDVVVAYLQANSEQTLTYKIEQLEDKDWEREWMDNFHPIKFGERLWICPSWRDIPEPDAVNVLLDPGLAFGTGTHATTALCLQWLESQDLSGKTVVDFGCGSGILGIAAIKLGAERVIGIDIDPQALAASIDNAERNGVADQLEVYLPENQPEFSADIVVANILAQPLRELHDIILGFLKPHGKIAMSGILEEQAQSVADVYAPFISLDEIEKEGEWTRVSGIKK
- the dusB gene encoding tRNA dihydrouridine synthase DusB, with the protein product MRIGPYQLDNNIIVAPMAGITDRPFRQLCRRLGAGLAVSEMMSSNPKVWKTDKSMNRMDHSGESGIRSVQIAGADPILMAQAAQFNVANGAQIIDINMGCPAKKVNKKLAGSALLQYPELVEQIVQAVVEAVEVPVTLKIRTGWDTQNRNGVEIAKIAERNGIASLAVHGRTKACMYKGEAEYATIRDIKRAVSIPVVANGDITSPQKAKQVLDYTGADAIMIGRAAQGRPWIFREIDHFLRTGKQLPAPEVSEVRSILMEHLVNLHQFYGEPMGARIARKHVSWYLQAHDQAGQFRRVFNALETPNEQIETLEQYFETLAAN
- the dnaG gene encoding DNA primase translates to MAGKIPREFIDDLLDRTDIVDLIDARVGLKKAGKDYQACCPFHNEKSPSFTVSRDKQFYHCFGCGANGNAISFMMEYDKLEFVDAIEELASLLNLEVPREQGLGKPERTVEQKRSDYDLMMQTAKFYQHQLKHHANASQVIDYVKGRGLSGETVKQYMIGYAPVEWESLCQQVGRNQQQRQQLLELKLASEKTPGRQFDFFRDRLMFPIRDKRGRVVAFGGRVMGDSQGPKYLNSPETRIFHKGFELYGLFEAKQANDKLDSILIVEGYMDVVALAEQGISYAVAALGTATTAEHMQTLFRTTDKVICCYDGDRAGKDAAWRALEHALAYLKDGKSLQFVFLPDGEDPDSLVQKEGKAAFEQRLNQADDFSKVLFDKLSQSCDLTTDAGKAKLLSDALPLISKLPSEFYQESLLEKLARLIGRTTEQLSTKLATPKQQKNIERKFKVTPMRRAIGLLIQHPNLASSVEYLPELAQMNIPGIELLLELQSVCLSHPSYTTAQLLEYFRDKPQYQALQKLAIWQHDINEQALTQEFQNTFQFIEDQCLNFRLETLFIKDKTQGLTSEERHECALLMQALKR
- the fis gene encoding DNA-binding transcriptional regulator Fis; amino-acid sequence: MFEQNVTSPFITNAHVQSQEKPQPLRDAVKKAVHHYLKQLNGQDVQDVYDLVLSELEAPLLEEVMTYTRGNQTRAAILLGINRGTLRKKLKKYGMN
- the rpoD gene encoding RNA polymerase sigma factor RpoD — its product is MDQSPQSQLKLLIQKGKEQGYLTFAEVNDHLPQDIIDSDQVEDIISMINDMGIQVAENAPDADELMMQETTTDEDAAEAAAAALATVEKEIGRTTDPVRMYMREMGTVELLTREGEIQIAKRIEEGINQVQISVAEYPEAITYLLEQWDKFEAEEMRLSDIVSGFFDPNAEETQISATHIGSELSDEDLADEDDDDDDSDDDEEADTGPDPEEARVHFEQLRALYNKAREVFDAKGRAHPDSQAAIFEIGELFRTFKLVPKQFDRMVNNMREMMDRVRVQERIVMKQAVQIAKVPKKTFVKHFANNETDMAWVDAEIAAGEKYSDKLAEVKPEIERCINKLKAIEESTGLTIERIKDINRRMSIGEAKARRAKKEMVEANLRLVISIAKKYTNRGLQFLDLIQEGNIGLMKAVDKFEYRRGYKFSTYATWWIRQAITRSIADQARTIRIPVHMIETINKLNRISRQMLQEMGREPNPEELAERMMMPEDKIRKVLKIAKEPISMETPIGDDEDSHLGDFIEDTTIESPIDSATMESLRGATNEVLAGLTAREAKVLRMRFGIDMNTDHTLEEVGKQFDVTRERIRQIEAKALRKLRHPSRSDLLKSFLDVKG